In Xanthomonas sp. SI, the following are encoded in one genomic region:
- a CDS encoding TetR/AcrR family transcriptional regulator: MRVRTEAKREAIVEAAAAVFLEAGFEGASMTQIATRAGSSKRTLYGYFPSKEELFVAVAHSVAEQFMDPILATLEQSKDDLPTALQRLGEDALAFLCSAQSLQVWQTIIGVSGRSDIGLLFFQSGPDQGMHRLGTFLQAQMDQGRLRRADPTTAARHLAGLLEAETLMPCLFGALKNPSPEYLRDATRRALQVFFGGYGA, encoded by the coding sequence ATGCGCGTCAGGACCGAAGCCAAACGCGAGGCGATCGTCGAAGCGGCGGCCGCGGTGTTCCTGGAGGCCGGTTTCGAGGGCGCCTCGATGACCCAGATCGCCACCCGCGCCGGAAGCTCCAAACGCACCCTGTACGGCTATTTCCCGTCCAAGGAGGAATTGTTCGTGGCGGTGGCGCACAGCGTCGCGGAACAGTTCATGGATCCGATCCTGGCCACGCTGGAACAGTCCAAGGACGATCTGCCGACCGCGTTGCAGCGCCTGGGCGAAGACGCCCTGGCGTTCCTGTGCTCGGCGCAGTCGTTGCAGGTGTGGCAGACCATCATCGGCGTCTCCGGCCGCTCGGACATCGGCCTGCTGTTCTTCCAGAGCGGGCCCGACCAGGGCATGCACCGCCTCGGCACGTTCCTGCAGGCACAGATGGACCAGGGCCGCTTGCGCCGCGCCGACCCGACCACCGCCGCCCGCCACCTGGCCGGGCTGCTGGAAGCGGAAACGCTGATGCCGTGCCTGTTCGGCGCACTGAAGAACCCGTCGCCGGAATACCTGCGCGACGCGACGCGGCGCGCGCTGCAGGTGTTCTTCGGCGGTTATGGGGCATAG